From a single Athene noctua chromosome 2, bAthNoc1.hap1.1, whole genome shotgun sequence genomic region:
- the CSRNP1 gene encoding cysteine/serine-rich nuclear protein 1, with protein MSGVLKRKYEELGDDSTYCSSSSCSPLSSSASSGWESDEESSRGEPKPSSALTPSFTPTSILKKCKRLKKNNVEFDRVTVFYFPRCQGFTSVPSRGGCTLGMVSKHSSSRQFTLAEFSKEQENVRREKLEEKLKEEKLEALKWKLTMNGTKESEEANQLTIEDISDDDIDVSNVDLEDGFFLQPYPAKKRRALLKAVGVKKIDKEEKRELHNIRLSREDCGCDCREVCDPETCSCSLAGIKCQMDHTSFPCGCTKDGCGNTEGRIEFNQARVQTHFIHTIMKLELEKQQQSSEKVAEAEPPFRERLPSLGCAVGKSSLEERAVPLAPAFQFSPDLEALGENSCSSDMTDSSISSHPSEDLEEPYESLPSDKSQSDVDDDGLARILHFNDSDAEEEGGHGQDDLSCFQSTDFFIEDHSGEAKPVPGHLSHLSECLDENANQDGGGLLEDAAHARCDGLSCCASSPAEPCSKSYADLSLSSDSLDFFQSFSDYNLGPLYNSLKEYENLDNFSALQFQLPNFPGFPQAGDQGSCFLESLIGLSESVPETPAPFTDNQLLEDAIKSSLMETVKV; from the exons ATGAGTGGAGTATTGAAAAGGAAGTATGAAGAGCTGGGGGATGACAGTACCtactgctcctcctcctcctgctcccccctcTCCTCTTCGGCATCCTCGGGCTGGGAGTCGGATGAGGAGAGCTCCCGTGGAGAGCccaagcccagctctgccttaACGCCCAGCTTCACCC CCACGTCTATCCTGAAGAAATGCAAGCGACTAAAGAAGAACAATGTGGAGTTTGACCGGGTCACTGTGTTTTACTTCCCACGCTGCCAGGGGTTCACGAGCGTGCCTAGTCGTGGGGGTTGTACCCTGGGGATGGTGAGCAAACACAGCTCCTCCCGGCAGTTCACGCTAGCGGAGTTTTCGAAGGAGCAGGAAAATGTTCGTCGGGAGAAACTcgaagagaaattaaaagaggAGAAGTTGGAAGCTTTGAAATGGAAA CTAACCATGAACGGCACAAAGGAGTCAGAGGAGGCCAACCAGCTCACAATTGAAGACATCTCCGATGATGACATTGATGTCAGCAACGTGGACCTGGAGGATGGCTTCTTCCTCCAGCCCTACCCCGCCAAGAAGAGACGCGCACTGCTGAAAGCCGTGGGGGTGAAGAAGATCGACAAGGAGGAGAAGCGAGAGCTGCACAACATCCGCCTGTCCCGGGAGGACTGTGGTTGCGACTGCCGGGAGGTCTGCGACCCAgagacctgcagctgcagcttggCGGGCATTAAATGTCAG ATGGATCACACCTCCTTCCCCTGTGGCTGCACCAAGGATGGCTGTGGCAACACCGAGGGCAGGATCGAGTTCAACCAGGCCCGCGTGCAGACCCACTTCATCCACACCATCATGAagctggagctggagaagcagcagcagagcagcgaGAAGGTGGCGGAGGCTGAGCCCCCCTTTCGGGAGAGGCTCCCGTCATTGGGATGTGCAGTGGGGAAGAGCTCCTTGGAGGAGCGTGCGGTACCTCTGGCACCTGCCTTCCAGTTCAGCCCCGACCTTGAGGCCCTGGGGGAGAACAGCTGCAGCAGCGACATGACGGACTCCTCCATCTCCTCTCATCCCAGTGAGGACCTGGAGGAGCCCTATGAGAGCCTTCCCTCTGACAAATCCCAGTCGGATGTGGATGACGATGGCTTGGCACGCATCCTCCATTTCAACGACTCAGATGCTGAGGAAGAAGGGGGCCACGGCCAGGATGATCTGAGCTGCTTCCAATCCACCGACTTTTTCATCGAGGACCACAGCGGCGAGGCCAAGCCTGTCCCTGGCCACTTGTCCCACCTCTCTGAGTGCCTGGACGAGAACGCCAACCAGGATGGCGGGGGTTTGCTGGAGGATGCTGCCCATGCGCGGTGCGATGGGCTGTCCTGCTGCGCCTCATCCCCAGCTGAGCCCTGCTCCAAGAGCTACGCTGacctcagcctttcctctgaCTCCTTGGATTTCTTCCAGTCCTTCTCAGACTATAACTTGGGACCCCTTTACAACTCCTTAAAGGAGTATGAGAACCTCGATAACTTCTCAGCGTTACAATTTCAGTTGCCTAATTTCCCTGGCTTCCCACAAGCTGGAGATCAGGGCTCCTGTTTCTTGGAGTCCCTCATTGGTTTGTCCGAATCTGTCCCTGAAACCCCGGCTCCTTTCACAGACAATCAACTTTTGGAGGACGCCATCAAGTCATCACTGATGGAGACAGTGAAAGTGTGA